A stretch of Pseudorhodobacter turbinis DNA encodes these proteins:
- the fabD gene encoding ACP S-malonyltransferase encodes MSRAFVFPGQGSQAIGMGRALAEAYPAARAVFEAVDDALDEKLSALIWDGAIEDLTLTQNAQPAIMATSMAALAALEAEGLGMEHVDFVAGHSLGEYSALCAAGSMDLGDVARLLRIRGAAMQEAVHVGVGAMAAILGLDYDTVTSVAAEAADDEVCQVANDNDPAQVVISGHKAAVERACVIAKEKGAKRALMLPVSAPFHCALMEPAAAVMGEALAAVVVRDPSVPVIVNVRAEAVTEADRVRALLVAQVTGEVRWRESVQWLTGAGVTEFWEIGAGKALSGMIKRIDRDTVQRNIGTPEDIVALKA; translated from the coding sequence ATGAGCAGAGCATTCGTTTTTCCGGGGCAGGGGTCGCAAGCGATCGGCATGGGACGTGCATTGGCAGAGGCCTATCCGGCCGCGCGCGCGGTATTTGAGGCGGTCGATGACGCCTTGGACGAAAAGCTGTCGGCGCTGATCTGGGACGGCGCGATAGAAGATCTGACGCTGACACAAAACGCCCAGCCTGCGATTATGGCAACCTCGATGGCGGCCCTTGCCGCGCTGGAGGCCGAGGGCTTGGGCATGGAGCATGTTGATTTTGTCGCAGGCCACAGCCTTGGCGAATATTCCGCACTTTGTGCGGCCGGGTCGATGGATCTTGGCGACGTGGCGCGTTTGCTGCGGATTCGCGGCGCCGCGATGCAAGAAGCGGTGCATGTTGGCGTGGGGGCTATGGCGGCGATTTTGGGCCTCGATTACGATACGGTGACCAGTGTCGCGGCTGAGGCTGCGGATGATGAGGTTTGTCAGGTTGCCAATGATAACGACCCCGCGCAGGTGGTAATTTCGGGCCATAAGGCCGCGGTAGAGCGGGCCTGTGTGATCGCCAAGGAAAAAGGTGCCAAGCGCGCCTTGATGTTGCCTGTCAGCGCCCCGTTCCATTGCGCCTTGATGGAGCCTGCCGCGGCCGTGATGGGAGAGGCGCTGGCCGCCGTTGTGGTGCGTGATCCAAGCGTGCCGGTGATCGTGAACGTACGCGCCGAGGCGGTGACAGAGGCCGACCGCGTGCGCGCGCTTTTGGTCGCACAGGTTACGGGCGAAGTGCGTTGGCGTGAATCAGTGCAATGGCTGACGGGGGCCGGTGTGACCGAATTTTGGGAAATCGGCGCAGGCAAGGCGCTTTCGGGCATGATCAAGCGGATCGATCGCGACACCGTGCAGCGCAACATCGGCACGCCTGAGGATATTGTCGCACTGAAGGCCTGA
- the fabG gene encoding 3-oxoacyl-ACP reductase FabG: MFDLTGKNALVTGASGGIGGEIARKLHAAGATVALSGTREAPLEALAAELGSRAHVLTCNLSDAQSVEALPKAAAAAMGSVDVLVNNAGITRDNLFMRMSDDEWASVLEVNLTSTFRLCRGVLRGMMKARWGRIVNISSVVGTTGNPGQANYAASKAGMIGMSKSLAYEVASRGITVNCVAPGFITTAMTEKLTDDQKTKILTQVPAGRMGDANEIAAACLYLASPEAGYVTGTTLHVNGGMAMI; the protein is encoded by the coding sequence ATGTTTGACCTAACAGGCAAAAATGCGCTTGTGACCGGCGCCTCTGGCGGAATCGGCGGCGAGATCGCGCGCAAGCTGCATGCGGCAGGCGCAACGGTCGCGCTTTCGGGTACGCGTGAGGCCCCGCTGGAGGCGTTGGCAGCAGAGTTGGGCAGCCGGGCACATGTGTTGACCTGTAACCTCTCTGATGCGCAAAGCGTCGAGGCGCTGCCCAAAGCGGCAGCGGCGGCGATGGGGTCTGTGGATGTGCTGGTGAATAACGCGGGCATTACCCGTGACAACCTGTTCATGCGCATGTCCGACGACGAATGGGCAAGCGTGCTGGAGGTCAACCTGACCTCTACCTTCCGTTTGTGCCGTGGCGTGTTACGCGGGATGATGAAGGCGCGCTGGGGCCGGATTGTGAATATCTCAAGCGTTGTGGGGACAACCGGCAATCCAGGGCAGGCGAATTATGCGGCCTCTAAGGCGGGGATGATCGGCATGTCGAAAAGTCTGGCCTATGAGGTGGCGAGCCGTGGAATCACCGTAAACTGCGTGGCGCCGGGATTTATCACCACAGCCATGACCGAAAAGCTGACAGACGATCAGAAAACCAAGATTCTGACGCAGGTTCCCGCCGGTCGTATGGGGGATGCGAATGAAATTGCAGCCGCCTGTCTGTATCTGGCCAGCCCCGAGGCGGGCTATGTCACAGGGACTACGCTGCATGTAAACGGCGGAATGGCGATGATTTAA
- a CDS encoding acyl carrier protein, with translation MSDIADRVKKIVVEHLGVEEDKVVENASFIDDLGADSLDTVELVMAFEEEFGIEIPDDAAETIQTFGDAVKFISSAS, from the coding sequence ATGAGCGACATCGCTGACCGCGTTAAGAAGATCGTCGTCGAGCATCTGGGCGTCGAAGAAGACAAGGTCGTTGAAAACGCCTCGTTTATTGACGATCTGGGCGCGGACAGCCTTGATACCGTAGAGCTGGTTATGGCGTTTGAAGAAGAGTTCGGAATCGAAATTCCGGATGACGCTGCAGAAACCATCCAAACCTTTGGCGATGCGGTAAAGTTCATCTCAAGCGCGTCTTGA